A region from the Musa acuminata AAA Group cultivar baxijiao chromosome BXJ1-10, Cavendish_Baxijiao_AAA, whole genome shotgun sequence genome encodes:
- the LOC135586182 gene encoding protein phosphatase 2C and cyclic nucleotide-binding/kinase domain-containing protein-like isoform X1: MGCLYSKNCLGQVPDSPTPSKRKESGHRGAGVGLPHSSSDTDGEGVDQLNQLSITRDSDVGINRLSRVSSQFLPPEGSRKVRVPLGNFELRYSYLSQRGYYPEALDKPNQDSFCIHTPFGTNPDDHFFGVFDGHGENGAQCSQFTKQKLCENLLRNNRFHADAVEAIHAAFLATNSQLHADSLDDAMSGTTAITILVRGRTIYVANAGDSRAVIAEKRGKDIVAVDLSLDQTPFRSDELQRVKNCGARVLTLDQIEGLKNPDVQCWGDEEGDDGDPPRLWVQNAMYPGTAFTRSIGDSIAESIGVVATPEIFVMELTQDHPFFVIASDGVFEFISSQAVIDMVAKFKDPRDACAAIVAESYRLWLQYETRTDDITIIVAHINGLADTQSTGTGVDVSVRPLQQVVQVTGSESPSTLNWNSRTQRPRHEPSRIRLRAIESYLENGHVWVPPSPSHRKTWEEEAHIEQALHDHFLFRRLTDSQRHVLLDCMRRVDVKPGDVVVQQGGEGDCFYVVGSGEFEVLAVQDEDGKEVTKVLHQYTAEKLSSFGELALMYNKPLQASVHAVTSGTLWSLKREDFRGILMSKFSNLSSLKLLRSVEIFSKLTILQLSHIAEALMEVSFSDGQKILDKNEYLSALYIIQKGRVRLTYRPELLSPNACSLLSTLLDQGCHFQENDEHVVEMSEGSHFGQWAILGERISSLTAVSVGDVVCAVFTKENFDSAIGPLSKVQQDDLKYAIDLNLILLFTNFIAFSMYCIVASRSKDFQDSSKECTPNSDASTCKKLQCSDLEWKMSVYSTDCCEIGLVILKGSDTMQSLKRFSKRRIKELGKEDQVLKEKELMKSLNPSTCVPRVLCTCADESYVSILLDCCLACSLTSILHSPLGEQSAKYYAASVIVALEELHKDSILYRGVSPDILMIDQLGRLQLVDFRFSKKLAGERTFTICGNADCLAPEIILGRGHGFAVDWWALGVLIYFMLQAEMPFGSWREGELETFAKIAKGHLTLPQSFSIEVVDLITKLLEVDEAARLGSQGPDSIRSHSWFEGLDWKSIADGSFPVPAEVISRVDMHVENHAEDIALAISSPSKDLAVLDTPEWLEDW; encoded by the exons ATGGGGTGTTTGTATTCCAAGAACTGCCTTGGGCAAGTTCCTGACTCCCCAACACCATCCAAGAGAAAGGAAAGTGGCCACAGGGGAGCAGGAGTTGGTCTTCCTCATAGTTCTTCAGATACTGATGGAGAAGGCGTAGATCAATTGAATCAGTTGAGTATAACGAGAGATTCTGATGTGGGTATTAATCGACTCTCGAGGGTTTCGTCGCAGTTTCTTCCTCCTGAGGGATCAAGGAAAGTTAGAGTTCCTCTAGGTAACTTTGAGTTGCGGTACTCCTACCTATCTCAAAGAGGATATTACCCGGAGGCCTTGGATAAGCCTAACCAGGATAGTTTCTGTATACATACCCCATTTGGAACAAATCCAGATGATCATTTCTTTGGTGTGTTTGATGGGCACGGAGAGAATGGAGCTCAGTGCTCACAATTCACGAAGCAGAAATTGTGCGAGAACCTGCTTAGGAATAATCGATTTCATGCTGATGCTGTTGAGGCAATCCATGCGGCATTCCTGGCGACAAATTCACAGCTTCATGCAGATAGCTTGGACGATGCAATGAGTGGGACTACTGCAATTACGATATTGGTGAGGGGTAGAACAATCTATGTTGCTAATGCAGGTGATTCGAGGGCTGTCATTGCAGAGAAGCGAGGAAAGGACATTGTAGCTGTGGATCTGTCGTTGGATCAGACTCCTTTTAGGAGCGACGAGCTTCAGAGAGTCAAGAATTGTGGAGCTAGGGTGCTGACCTTGGATCAAATAGAGGGTCTAAAGAACCCAGATGTTCAATGCTGGGGTGACGAAGAAGGTGATGATGGTGATCCCCCACGATTGTGGGTGCAAAATGCAATGTATCCCGGAACAGCATTCACACGAAGTATTGGAGATTCCATTGCAGAATCCATTGGCGTCGTTGCAACTCCTGAGATATTTGTtatggagctcacacaagatcatCCGTTCTTTGTGATTGCTAGTGATGGGGTTTTTGAGTTCATTTCTAGCCAAGCTGTAATTGACATG GTTGCTAAGTTTAAGGATCCTCGTGATGCATGTGCAGCAATTGTTGCCGAATCGTATCGACTCTGGCTACAATACGAAACTCGTACGGATGACATCACAATCATTGTTGCCCACATTAATGGGCTTGCTGAT ACACAGTCAACTGGAACTGGAGTTGATGTATCAGTAAGACCTTTGCAACAAGTTGTGCAAGTGACAGGTTCTGAATCTCCATCCACTTTGAATTGGAACTCCAGGACTCAGCGTCCAAGACATGAACCATCACGCATCCGACTTAGAGCTATCGAGAGTTATCTTGAGAATGGACATGTTTGGGTTCCTCCCTCTCCTTCACATAGGAAAACATGGGAAGAAGAG GCACATATTGAGCAGGCATTGCATGATCATTTTCTCTTTAGGAGGCTCACAGATTCACAGCGTCATGTTTTGCTTGACTGCATGCGAAGAGTTGATGTGAAGCCTGGGGATGTAGTTGTGCAACAG GGTGGGGAAGGTGACTGCTTTTATGTTGTTGGAAGTGGCGAGTTTGAAGTTTTAGCAGTTCAG GATGAGGACGGGAAAGAAGTCACCAAGGTTCTGCATCAATATACAGCCGAGAAACTGTCATCCTTTGGGGAACTAGCACTAAT GTACAATAAGCCTCTTCAAGCATCCGTTCATGCAGTTACCTCTGGAACTCTTTGGTCTTTAAAACGGGAAGACTTTCGAggaattcttatgtcaaaattttcCAACTTATCTTCATTAAAGTTGCTCCGATCAGTAGAAATTTTCTCCAAATTGACAATCTTACAGTTAAGCCACATTGCTGAGGCTCTTATGGAAGTTTCCTTCTCGGATGGACAAAAAATTCTCGACAAG AATGAGTATCTCTCCGCATTGTATATCATCCAAAAGGGTCGGGTGAGACTGACATACAGACCAGAACTGTTGAGTCCAAATGCATGCAGCCTTCTGTCCACTCTTCTTGATCAAGGATGTCATTTTCAAGAGAACGATGAACATGTGGTGGAAATGTCAGAAGGAAGCCATTTTGGACAGTGGGCTATTCTTGGCGAGCGTATTAGCTCTCTAACTGCAGTTTCGGTTGGTGACGTGGTTTGTGCAGTTTTTACAAAGGAAAACTTTGATTCAGCAATTGGGCCTTTGTCAAAAGTTCAACAGGATGATCTCAAGTATGCAATTGATCTGAACTTGATTTTATTGTTTACCAACTTCATTGCTTTTTCTATGTATTGCATTGTGGCTTCCAGGTCAAAAGATTTCCAGGATTCTTCAAAAGAATGCACTCCAAATTCTGATGCTTCTACATGCAAGAAGCTTCAGTGTTCTGATTTG GAATGGAAAATGAGCGTATATTCAACTGATTGCTGTGAGATTGGTCTTGTCATTTTAAAGGGTTCTG ACACTATGCAAAGCTTAAAAAGGTTCTCTAAAAGGAGGATTAAAGAGCTGGGAAAGGAAGATCAGGTCTTGAAGGAGAAAGAGCTAATGAAGAGTTTGAACCCATCCACGTGTGTGCCAAGGGTTCTATGTACATGTGCTGATGAATCGTATGTCAGCATATTACTCGATTGTTGCCTTGCATGTTCATTGACTTCTATACTTCACTCACCCCTGGGTGAACAGTCTGCAAAATACTATGCAGCTTCTGTTATTGTTGCACTTGAAGAACTACACAAG GACTCTATCCTTTATAGAGGTGTTTCACCGGACATTCTAATGATTGATCAATTAGGACGTTTGCAG CTTGTAGATTTTAGATTTTCAAAGAAGCTAGCTGGTGAAAGAACTTTCACTATATGTGGGAATGCAGACTGTTTGGCACCAGAGATTATTTTGGGGAGAGGACATGGCTTTGCTGTAGACTG GTGGGCCTTGGGtgttttaatttatttcatgCTTCAAGCTGAAATGCCATTTGGCTCATGGAGAGAAGGTGAACTAGAGACATTTGCAAAGATTGCCAAGGGACATCTTACCTTACCTCAGTCCTTCAGCATAGAAGTGGTTGACCTTATCACCAag TTACTCGAAGTTGATGAAGCTGCACGACTGGGAAGCCAGGGTCCAGATTCGATAAGAAGTCATTCATGGTTTGAGGGCCTCGACTGGAAATCAATTGCTGATGGCAGTTTTCCTGTTCCAGCTGAAGTCATTTCTCGCGTAGATATGCATGTCGAAAATCATGCAGAAGATATTGCACTCGCCATCTCCTCTCCCTCTAAAGATCTAGCTGTTCTTGACACCCCAGAATGGCTCGAGGACTGGTAA
- the LOC135586182 gene encoding protein phosphatase 2C and cyclic nucleotide-binding/kinase domain-containing protein-like isoform X4, whose protein sequence is MGCLYSKNCLGQVPDSPTPSKRKESGHRGAGVGLPHSSSDTDGEGVDQLNQLSITRDSDVGINRLSRVSSQFLPPEGSRKVRVPLGNFELRYSYLSQRGYYPEALDKPNQDSFCIHTPFGTNPDDHFFGVFDGHGENGAQCSQFTKQKLCENLLRNNRFHADAVEAIHAAFLATNSQLHADSLDDAMSGTTAITILVRGRTIYVANAGDSRAVIAEKRGKDIVAVDLSLDQTPFRSDELQRVKNCGARVLTLDQIEGLKNPDVQCWGDEEGDDGDPPRLWVQNAMYPGTAFTRSIGDSIAESIGVVATPEIFVMELTQDHPFFVIASDGVFEFISSQAVIDMVAKFKDPRDACAAIVAESYRLWLQYETRTDDITIIVAHINGLADTQSTGTGVDVSVRPLQQVVQVTGSESPSTLNWNSRTQRPRHEPSRIRLRAIESYLENGHVWVPPSPSHRKTWEEEAHIEQALHDHFLFRRLTDSQRHVLLDCMRRVDVKPGDVVVQQGGEGDCFYVVGSGEFEVLAVQDEDGKEVTKVLHQYTAEKLSSFGELALMYNKPLQASVHAVTSGTLWSLKREDFRGILMSKFSNLSSLKLLRSVEIFSKLTILQLSHIAEALMEVSFSDGQKILDKNEYLSALYIIQKGRVRLTYRPELLSPNACSLLSTLLDQGCHFQENDEHVVEMSEGSHFGQWAILGERISSLTAVSVGDVVCAVFTKENFDSAIGPLSKVQQDDLKSKDFQDSSKECTPNSDASTCKKLQCSDLVWGMENERIFN, encoded by the exons ATGGGGTGTTTGTATTCCAAGAACTGCCTTGGGCAAGTTCCTGACTCCCCAACACCATCCAAGAGAAAGGAAAGTGGCCACAGGGGAGCAGGAGTTGGTCTTCCTCATAGTTCTTCAGATACTGATGGAGAAGGCGTAGATCAATTGAATCAGTTGAGTATAACGAGAGATTCTGATGTGGGTATTAATCGACTCTCGAGGGTTTCGTCGCAGTTTCTTCCTCCTGAGGGATCAAGGAAAGTTAGAGTTCCTCTAGGTAACTTTGAGTTGCGGTACTCCTACCTATCTCAAAGAGGATATTACCCGGAGGCCTTGGATAAGCCTAACCAGGATAGTTTCTGTATACATACCCCATTTGGAACAAATCCAGATGATCATTTCTTTGGTGTGTTTGATGGGCACGGAGAGAATGGAGCTCAGTGCTCACAATTCACGAAGCAGAAATTGTGCGAGAACCTGCTTAGGAATAATCGATTTCATGCTGATGCTGTTGAGGCAATCCATGCGGCATTCCTGGCGACAAATTCACAGCTTCATGCAGATAGCTTGGACGATGCAATGAGTGGGACTACTGCAATTACGATATTGGTGAGGGGTAGAACAATCTATGTTGCTAATGCAGGTGATTCGAGGGCTGTCATTGCAGAGAAGCGAGGAAAGGACATTGTAGCTGTGGATCTGTCGTTGGATCAGACTCCTTTTAGGAGCGACGAGCTTCAGAGAGTCAAGAATTGTGGAGCTAGGGTGCTGACCTTGGATCAAATAGAGGGTCTAAAGAACCCAGATGTTCAATGCTGGGGTGACGAAGAAGGTGATGATGGTGATCCCCCACGATTGTGGGTGCAAAATGCAATGTATCCCGGAACAGCATTCACACGAAGTATTGGAGATTCCATTGCAGAATCCATTGGCGTCGTTGCAACTCCTGAGATATTTGTtatggagctcacacaagatcatCCGTTCTTTGTGATTGCTAGTGATGGGGTTTTTGAGTTCATTTCTAGCCAAGCTGTAATTGACATG GTTGCTAAGTTTAAGGATCCTCGTGATGCATGTGCAGCAATTGTTGCCGAATCGTATCGACTCTGGCTACAATACGAAACTCGTACGGATGACATCACAATCATTGTTGCCCACATTAATGGGCTTGCTGAT ACACAGTCAACTGGAACTGGAGTTGATGTATCAGTAAGACCTTTGCAACAAGTTGTGCAAGTGACAGGTTCTGAATCTCCATCCACTTTGAATTGGAACTCCAGGACTCAGCGTCCAAGACATGAACCATCACGCATCCGACTTAGAGCTATCGAGAGTTATCTTGAGAATGGACATGTTTGGGTTCCTCCCTCTCCTTCACATAGGAAAACATGGGAAGAAGAG GCACATATTGAGCAGGCATTGCATGATCATTTTCTCTTTAGGAGGCTCACAGATTCACAGCGTCATGTTTTGCTTGACTGCATGCGAAGAGTTGATGTGAAGCCTGGGGATGTAGTTGTGCAACAG GGTGGGGAAGGTGACTGCTTTTATGTTGTTGGAAGTGGCGAGTTTGAAGTTTTAGCAGTTCAG GATGAGGACGGGAAAGAAGTCACCAAGGTTCTGCATCAATATACAGCCGAGAAACTGTCATCCTTTGGGGAACTAGCACTAAT GTACAATAAGCCTCTTCAAGCATCCGTTCATGCAGTTACCTCTGGAACTCTTTGGTCTTTAAAACGGGAAGACTTTCGAggaattcttatgtcaaaattttcCAACTTATCTTCATTAAAGTTGCTCCGATCAGTAGAAATTTTCTCCAAATTGACAATCTTACAGTTAAGCCACATTGCTGAGGCTCTTATGGAAGTTTCCTTCTCGGATGGACAAAAAATTCTCGACAAG AATGAGTATCTCTCCGCATTGTATATCATCCAAAAGGGTCGGGTGAGACTGACATACAGACCAGAACTGTTGAGTCCAAATGCATGCAGCCTTCTGTCCACTCTTCTTGATCAAGGATGTCATTTTCAAGAGAACGATGAACATGTGGTGGAAATGTCAGAAGGAAGCCATTTTGGACAGTGGGCTATTCTTGGCGAGCGTATTAGCTCTCTAACTGCAGTTTCGGTTGGTGACGTGGTTTGTGCAGTTTTTACAAAGGAAAACTTTGATTCAGCAATTGGGCCTTTGTCAAAAGTTCAACAGGATGATCTCAA GTCAAAAGATTTCCAGGATTCTTCAAAAGAATGCACTCCAAATTCTGATGCTTCTACATGCAAGAAGCTTCAGTGTTCTGATTTGGTATGGG GAATGGAAAATGAGCGTATATTCAACTGA
- the LOC135586182 gene encoding protein phosphatase 2C and cyclic nucleotide-binding/kinase domain-containing protein-like isoform X3 yields the protein MGCLYSKNCLGQVPDSPTPSKRKESGHRGAGVGLPHSSSDTDGEGVDQLNQLSITRDSDVGINRLSRVSSQFLPPEGSRKVRVPLGNFELRYSYLSQRGYYPEALDKPNQDSFCIHTPFGTNPDDHFFGVFDGHGENGAQCSQFTKQKLCENLLRNNRFHADAVEAIHAAFLATNSQLHADSLDDAMSGTTAITILVRGRTIYVANAGDSRAVIAEKRGKDIVAVDLSLDQTPFRSDELQRVKNCGARVLTLDQIEGLKNPDVQCWGDEEGDDGDPPRLWVQNAMYPGTAFTRSIGDSIAESIGVVATPEIFVMELTQDHPFFVIASDGVFEFISSQAVIDMVAKFKDPRDACAAIVAESYRLWLQYETRTDDITIIVAHINGLADTQSTGTGVDVSVRPLQQVVQVTGSESPSTLNWNSRTQRPRHEPSRIRLRAIESYLENGHVWVPPSPSHRKTWEEEAHIEQALHDHFLFRRLTDSQRHVLLDCMRRVDVKPGDVVVQQGGEGDCFYVVGSGEFEVLAVQDEDGKEVTKVLHQYTAEKLSSFGELALMYNKPLQASVHAVTSGTLWSLKREDFRGILMSKFSNLSSLKLLRSVEIFSKLTILQLSHIAEALMEVSFSDGQKILDKNEYLSALYIIQKGRVRLTYRPELLSPNACSLLSTLLDQGCHFQENDEHVVEMSEGSHFGQWAILGERISSLTAVSVGDVVCAVFTKENFDSAIGPLSKVQQDDLKSKDFQDSSKECTPNSDASTCKKLQCSDLEWKMSVYSTDCCEIGLVILKGSDTMQSLKRFSKRRIKELGKEDQVLKEKELMKSLNPSTCVPRVLCTCADESYVSILLDCCLACSLTSILHSPLGEQSAKYYAASVIVALEELHKIRTLSFIEVFHRTF from the exons ATGGGGTGTTTGTATTCCAAGAACTGCCTTGGGCAAGTTCCTGACTCCCCAACACCATCCAAGAGAAAGGAAAGTGGCCACAGGGGAGCAGGAGTTGGTCTTCCTCATAGTTCTTCAGATACTGATGGAGAAGGCGTAGATCAATTGAATCAGTTGAGTATAACGAGAGATTCTGATGTGGGTATTAATCGACTCTCGAGGGTTTCGTCGCAGTTTCTTCCTCCTGAGGGATCAAGGAAAGTTAGAGTTCCTCTAGGTAACTTTGAGTTGCGGTACTCCTACCTATCTCAAAGAGGATATTACCCGGAGGCCTTGGATAAGCCTAACCAGGATAGTTTCTGTATACATACCCCATTTGGAACAAATCCAGATGATCATTTCTTTGGTGTGTTTGATGGGCACGGAGAGAATGGAGCTCAGTGCTCACAATTCACGAAGCAGAAATTGTGCGAGAACCTGCTTAGGAATAATCGATTTCATGCTGATGCTGTTGAGGCAATCCATGCGGCATTCCTGGCGACAAATTCACAGCTTCATGCAGATAGCTTGGACGATGCAATGAGTGGGACTACTGCAATTACGATATTGGTGAGGGGTAGAACAATCTATGTTGCTAATGCAGGTGATTCGAGGGCTGTCATTGCAGAGAAGCGAGGAAAGGACATTGTAGCTGTGGATCTGTCGTTGGATCAGACTCCTTTTAGGAGCGACGAGCTTCAGAGAGTCAAGAATTGTGGAGCTAGGGTGCTGACCTTGGATCAAATAGAGGGTCTAAAGAACCCAGATGTTCAATGCTGGGGTGACGAAGAAGGTGATGATGGTGATCCCCCACGATTGTGGGTGCAAAATGCAATGTATCCCGGAACAGCATTCACACGAAGTATTGGAGATTCCATTGCAGAATCCATTGGCGTCGTTGCAACTCCTGAGATATTTGTtatggagctcacacaagatcatCCGTTCTTTGTGATTGCTAGTGATGGGGTTTTTGAGTTCATTTCTAGCCAAGCTGTAATTGACATG GTTGCTAAGTTTAAGGATCCTCGTGATGCATGTGCAGCAATTGTTGCCGAATCGTATCGACTCTGGCTACAATACGAAACTCGTACGGATGACATCACAATCATTGTTGCCCACATTAATGGGCTTGCTGAT ACACAGTCAACTGGAACTGGAGTTGATGTATCAGTAAGACCTTTGCAACAAGTTGTGCAAGTGACAGGTTCTGAATCTCCATCCACTTTGAATTGGAACTCCAGGACTCAGCGTCCAAGACATGAACCATCACGCATCCGACTTAGAGCTATCGAGAGTTATCTTGAGAATGGACATGTTTGGGTTCCTCCCTCTCCTTCACATAGGAAAACATGGGAAGAAGAG GCACATATTGAGCAGGCATTGCATGATCATTTTCTCTTTAGGAGGCTCACAGATTCACAGCGTCATGTTTTGCTTGACTGCATGCGAAGAGTTGATGTGAAGCCTGGGGATGTAGTTGTGCAACAG GGTGGGGAAGGTGACTGCTTTTATGTTGTTGGAAGTGGCGAGTTTGAAGTTTTAGCAGTTCAG GATGAGGACGGGAAAGAAGTCACCAAGGTTCTGCATCAATATACAGCCGAGAAACTGTCATCCTTTGGGGAACTAGCACTAAT GTACAATAAGCCTCTTCAAGCATCCGTTCATGCAGTTACCTCTGGAACTCTTTGGTCTTTAAAACGGGAAGACTTTCGAggaattcttatgtcaaaattttcCAACTTATCTTCATTAAAGTTGCTCCGATCAGTAGAAATTTTCTCCAAATTGACAATCTTACAGTTAAGCCACATTGCTGAGGCTCTTATGGAAGTTTCCTTCTCGGATGGACAAAAAATTCTCGACAAG AATGAGTATCTCTCCGCATTGTATATCATCCAAAAGGGTCGGGTGAGACTGACATACAGACCAGAACTGTTGAGTCCAAATGCATGCAGCCTTCTGTCCACTCTTCTTGATCAAGGATGTCATTTTCAAGAGAACGATGAACATGTGGTGGAAATGTCAGAAGGAAGCCATTTTGGACAGTGGGCTATTCTTGGCGAGCGTATTAGCTCTCTAACTGCAGTTTCGGTTGGTGACGTGGTTTGTGCAGTTTTTACAAAGGAAAACTTTGATTCAGCAATTGGGCCTTTGTCAAAAGTTCAACAGGATGATCTCAA GTCAAAAGATTTCCAGGATTCTTCAAAAGAATGCACTCCAAATTCTGATGCTTCTACATGCAAGAAGCTTCAGTGTTCTGATTTG GAATGGAAAATGAGCGTATATTCAACTGATTGCTGTGAGATTGGTCTTGTCATTTTAAAGGGTTCTG ACACTATGCAAAGCTTAAAAAGGTTCTCTAAAAGGAGGATTAAAGAGCTGGGAAAGGAAGATCAGGTCTTGAAGGAGAAAGAGCTAATGAAGAGTTTGAACCCATCCACGTGTGTGCCAAGGGTTCTATGTACATGTGCTGATGAATCGTATGTCAGCATATTACTCGATTGTTGCCTTGCATGTTCATTGACTTCTATACTTCACTCACCCCTGGGTGAACAGTCTGCAAAATACTATGCAGCTTCTGTTATTGTTGCACTTGAAGAACTACACAAG ATCAGGACTCTATCCTTTATAGAGGTGTTTCACCGGACATTCTAA